In a single window of the uncultured Dysgonomonas sp. genome:
- a CDS encoding transporter, with amino-acid sequence MQPQQTEPSKVTSILEIYDITIGRRTIVKEFPYLIEAPDWTPDGKHLIYNSEGLIYKLPTDFSGEPELIDTGFATRCNNDHLISPDGRLMAISHRSLPDGRPTIFVLPGDGGEPKQVTPSLPSYMHGWSPDGKMLTYCANRNGEMDVYTISIDGTNETRLTTSEGLNDGPEYSPDGEYIWFNSVRTGLMQIWRMKTNGSEQTQMTFDEDRNSWFPHLSPDGKNVVYIAYRKGDLEPHEHLRYKHVEIRMIPATGGEPQTLVKLFGGQGTFNVNSWAPDSKRFAFVSYRIEE; translated from the coding sequence ATGCAGCCACAACAAACTGAACCATCGAAAGTTACCAGTATCCTTGAAATATACGATATCACTATCGGCAGACGAACCATCGTGAAAGAGTTTCCTTATCTGATAGAAGCTCCCGATTGGACGCCTGACGGCAAACATCTGATATATAACAGCGAAGGTCTGATATATAAACTCCCTACAGATTTTTCCGGGGAGCCGGAATTAATCGACACAGGCTTCGCCACCAGATGCAACAACGACCATCTGATATCACCGGATGGAAGATTAATGGCAATCAGCCACCGCTCATTACCCGACGGACGCCCCACAATATTCGTATTACCGGGCGATGGCGGAGAACCGAAACAGGTAACCCCTTCCCTGCCAAGCTATATGCACGGATGGAGCCCGGATGGAAAGATGCTTACCTATTGTGCTAACCGTAACGGGGAAATGGATGTATATACAATTTCCATTGACGGAACCAATGAAACCCGCCTGACAACATCCGAAGGCCTGAATGACGGGCCTGAATATTCTCCCGATGGAGAATACATATGGTTCAACTCCGTGCGTACCGGATTGATGCAGATATGGCGGATGAAAACCAATGGTAGTGAACAAACACAGATGACATTCGATGAAGATCGTAACTCCTGGTTTCCACACCTGTCTCCGGATGGTAAGAATGTCGTATACATCGCATACAGGAAAGGGGATCTCGAACCGCACGAACATCTCCGCTACAAACATGTAGAGATACGAATGATACCTGCAACAGGAGGTGAACCTCAGACTTTAGTCAAATTATTCGGCGGACAGGGTACTTTTAATGTAAACTCATGGGCACCGGATAGCAAGCGATTTGCCTTCGTAAGTTACAGAATAGAAGAATAA
- a CDS encoding NAD-dependent epimerase/dehydratase family protein has translation MKNILIVGSTGQIGSELSIRLRSIYGDSNVICGYYKPPYPDGFFDWGPTVEIDATDINQIADVVKKYKIDTIYNLAAILSATAEKNPKLGWDVGVGSLMNCLDVAREFNCAVFTPSSIGAFGPNTPKDKTPQDTVQRPKTVYGITKVMGELLSDYYHDRWGVDTRSVRFPGIISNLTHPGGGTTDYAVEIYYNAVKEEKFICPLKAGTFMDMMYMPDALNAAINIMEANPDRLIHRNSFNIAAMSFDPEMLYKAIKQHYPDFEMEYDVDPLKQAIADSWPNSLDDTCARQEWDWKPEYDLEKMTADMINVLKEREVHLI, from the coding sequence ATGAAGAACATTCTTATAGTAGGTAGTACGGGTCAGATAGGCTCGGAATTGAGTATTAGGTTGCGCTCGATTTATGGAGACAGTAATGTAATCTGCGGATATTACAAGCCGCCTTACCCCGATGGTTTCTTCGATTGGGGACCGACAGTGGAGATAGATGCAACCGATATAAACCAAATTGCAGATGTTGTAAAGAAATACAAGATAGATACTATTTACAATCTGGCGGCTATATTGTCTGCGACAGCCGAGAAAAATCCTAAATTGGGATGGGATGTAGGTGTAGGCAGCCTGATGAACTGTCTCGATGTGGCCAGAGAGTTCAATTGTGCAGTATTTACTCCAAGTTCTATCGGCGCATTCGGCCCTAATACTCCAAAGGATAAAACACCGCAGGATACAGTTCAGCGTCCGAAAACCGTATATGGGATAACCAAAGTGATGGGCGAACTACTTAGCGATTATTACCATGACCGCTGGGGAGTGGATACCCGTTCGGTTCGTTTCCCCGGTATTATATCCAACCTTACCCACCCGGGCGGTGGAACTACCGACTATGCCGTAGAGATATACTATAATGCGGTGAAAGAGGAGAAGTTTATCTGTCCGCTTAAGGCCGGAACTTTTATGGATATGATGTATATGCCCGATGCACTGAACGCAGCTATTAACATTATGGAGGCTAATCCTGATAGATTGATACATCGCAATTCGTTCAATATAGCAGCAATGAGCTTCGATCCTGAGATGCTGTATAAGGCTATTAAACAGCATTATCCCGATTTTGAAATGGAATATGATGTAGACCCATTGAAGCAGGCGATTGCCGATTCATGGCCCAACTCTCTGGATGATACCTGTGCCCGTCAGGAATGGGACTGGAAACCGGAATACGATCTGGAGAAGATGACCGCTGATATGATAAATGTACTCAAAGAGAGGGAAGTACATTTGATATAA
- the kbl gene encoding glycine C-acetyltransferase → MNTYSSFQKYLQNELTDIQSAGLYKNERIIVSPQGASIRVSTGQEVLNFCANNYLGLSDNKELIEAAKEAMDSRGFGMSSVRFICGTQDLHKQLEAAIAKFFGMEDSILYAACFDANGGVFEPLLSDQDAIISDSLNHASIIDGVRLCKAVRYRYANADMEDLEKQLKLAQSQRFRLIVTDGVFSMDGNVAPMDKIYELAQKYDAMIMIDESHSAGVVGKTGRGTTELFNLRGKVEIITGTLGKSFGGAIGGFTTGKKEIIDMLRQRSRPYLFSNSLPPAITAAGIKMFEMMERTNELQDKLHANTDYFVEKMKAAGFDIKPTQSSICAVMLYDAKLSQDMAARLLDEGIYVTGFYYPVVPKDLARIRVQISAGHEKEHLDKCITAFTKTGKELGVIK, encoded by the coding sequence ATGAATACCTACTCTAGCTTTCAAAAGTATCTTCAAAATGAACTGACCGATATACAATCGGCAGGGCTGTACAAAAACGAACGTATAATAGTATCTCCACAGGGGGCATCTATACGTGTAAGCACCGGACAAGAAGTCTTGAATTTCTGTGCCAATAATTATCTTGGATTATCAGACAATAAGGAGCTAATCGAAGCTGCTAAAGAGGCCATGGATTCACGCGGGTTTGGCATGTCTTCCGTAAGGTTTATCTGTGGTACACAGGATTTACATAAACAGTTGGAAGCAGCTATTGCCAAGTTCTTCGGCATGGAAGACTCTATCTTGTATGCGGCCTGTTTTGATGCTAATGGCGGTGTATTCGAACCGTTGTTGAGCGATCAGGACGCCATTATTTCCGATTCGTTGAACCATGCTTCTATAATAGATGGTGTGCGCCTCTGCAAAGCAGTCCGTTACCGTTATGCAAATGCGGATATGGAAGACCTCGAAAAACAGTTGAAACTGGCACAGTCGCAACGTTTCCGGCTGATAGTGACAGATGGTGTATTCTCTATGGACGGCAATGTGGCCCCGATGGATAAGATATACGAACTGGCACAGAAATACGATGCCATGATAATGATAGACGAATCACATTCGGCAGGTGTAGTCGGTAAAACCGGCCGTGGAACTACCGAATTGTTTAATCTGCGTGGTAAAGTTGAGATCATTACAGGTACATTAGGGAAATCCTTTGGGGGAGCTATCGGCGGATTCACAACAGGTAAGAAAGAGATAATAGACATGCTTCGCCAGCGTTCACGCCCTTATCTGTTCTCAAACTCCTTACCTCCGGCAATCACTGCGGCAGGGATTAAGATGTTCGAGATGATGGAACGCACGAATGAATTACAGGATAAATTGCATGCCAATACAGACTACTTCGTGGAAAAGATGAAAGCGGCAGGTTTTGACATCAAACCTACGCAATCCTCCATCTGTGCAGTAATGCTGTACGATGCGAAGTTATCGCAGGATATGGCCGCCCGGTTATTGGATGAGGGTATTTATGTTACAGGATTTTATTATCCGGTAGTACCTAAAGACTTAGCGCGTATCCGTGTACAAATATCGGCCGGACATGAGAAAGAACATCTCGACAAATGTATAACAGCTTTCACAAAAACAGGAAAAGAACTAGGTGTAATTAAATAA
- a CDS encoding glycerophosphodiester phosphodiesterase family protein, whose product MKKLLFLFFILFSSQTVMYSQSSTELLVLDNYLIKNNKRGVKVGKFNIPAGEKISLVKDEANLFVLSEDGHLLIKKNATITKSTPWRFEITVKTKDGEKTFELVRDDFIRNKVIAHRGAWKNHDASQNSLKSLKKAIEIGCEGSEFDVWLSSDNKVILSHDPEIGGKKVEETTADELFKIELKDGDKLPSLEEYIKCIKEQNKTRLVLEVKASQKGKERCEAVADSAVRIVHRMNAQAWTDYITFSFDAAKRIRELDPTAKILYLEADKTLEELKAERMSGIDYHYSNFIKDTDLAKKAKSIGLLTNAWTVNKVEDMQTMLDQNIDYITTDEPEILLEILDAKK is encoded by the coding sequence ATGAAAAAGTTATTGTTCTTATTTTTTATTTTATTCTCAAGCCAAACGGTCATGTATTCACAATCGTCAACAGAACTATTAGTATTAGATAATTACCTGATTAAAAATAATAAAAGAGGTGTAAAGGTTGGAAAATTTAATATTCCGGCCGGAGAAAAAATCTCCTTGGTAAAAGATGAGGCTAACCTGTTTGTATTGAGTGAAGACGGACATTTGTTGATTAAAAAAAATGCCACAATCACAAAATCCACTCCGTGGCGATTCGAAATCACGGTAAAAACCAAAGACGGAGAGAAAACCTTCGAACTGGTCAGAGATGACTTTATCCGAAACAAGGTTATCGCACACCGTGGAGCATGGAAAAACCATGACGCCAGCCAGAACTCATTGAAGTCATTGAAAAAAGCGATAGAAATAGGCTGCGAAGGCTCTGAATTCGATGTATGGCTATCATCTGATAATAAGGTTATCCTCTCACACGATCCCGAAATAGGAGGAAAAAAAGTGGAAGAAACCACAGCGGACGAATTATTCAAAATAGAATTGAAAGACGGAGACAAGCTGCCAAGCCTCGAAGAATATATCAAATGTATTAAAGAACAAAATAAGACTCGCCTGGTACTGGAAGTCAAGGCCTCACAAAAAGGAAAAGAACGTTGCGAAGCCGTTGCCGATTCGGCTGTCCGTATAGTACATCGTATGAATGCGCAGGCATGGACCGATTATATAACATTCAGCTTCGATGCGGCAAAACGCATCAGGGAGCTAGACCCAACTGCTAAGATTCTTTATCTGGAAGCTGATAAAACGCTCGAAGAACTGAAAGCGGAAAGAATGTCGGGTATAGACTATCATTACAGTAATTTTATTAAAGATACGGATTTAGCAAAGAAAGCAAAATCCATAGGTTTGTTAACCAATGCATGGACAGTAAACAAGGTTGAAGATATGCAGACAATGCTCGATCAGAATATCGATTACATTACCACTGACGAACCGGAAATTCTTCTGGAAATACTGGACGCTAAAAAATAA
- a CDS encoding prolyl oligopeptidase family serine peptidase, with the protein MKLRLSVIALCLISAIGMFSQIKQKLPQIYAAPPVAVINPLIVDSTNLKGDKYSDKELLKMSLTIPEQTAFVRPLKSDTAGYFYAEKPREGYTFQLFSFYVQADRYAKLSLKITSPNMFELYVDGKLSTSKTTREENFRNEKEVTATFNPYPLSSRVVIKLLASAEDKSSPIFKIVLENEKDDHKTTFSVLNTSKRFVNFTDMLLGKRVTNTSMSPNGQYALISYRNTFGEKSVSTTELYNVSTGKQVLLDTDGSKKQLSWMPVSEKMFYLLKTEDGTNLITIDPATLQETILAKNIPDESMTFSPDEKTLFYTKQEKGEETKGDLKLLLSPEDRQPGYTNRSFIYKYDIRSGLSQQLTYGSHTTWLNDISADSKQLLVSFTDETVTERPFRKYTMLKLDLPTMTVDTLWTNEGFAYGATFSPDGKKVLISGAGEAFGGIGQNINAGQIANSYNGLAFIMDLSTKQIDPITKNFDPSIDNSFWNKKDNLIYFRTTDKDYVNMYTYNPSSKSFTKLPLNEEVVRSFSTADNALSAIYFGVSQSNSTRAYLYDIKNQKSTMVADPYNDRLSEMTLGKAEDWNFTNSAGTEIKGSCYLPPNFDASKKYPMIVYYYGGTSPTSRTFEGPYPAHVFASQGYVVYIIQPSGATGFGQKFAALHVNAWGKRTAEDIIEGVKQFVKEHPYVNDKKIGCVGASYGGFMTMYLQTRTDIFAAAVSHAGISSISSYWGEGYWGYTYSSGASAHSYPWNNPDLYVKQSPLFSADKVHTPILFTHGTVDTNVPIGESIQMYTALKILGRPTEFIQVKDENHGVMNYKRRVEWNNSIMAWFAKWLKDDNGWWKGLYPDAK; encoded by the coding sequence ATGAAATTACGATTGTCGGTTATCGCCCTATGCCTAATATCGGCTATAGGCATGTTTTCTCAGATCAAACAAAAACTACCCCAGATATATGCAGCTCCGCCCGTTGCTGTTATCAATCCGTTAATTGTAGATTCTACCAACCTCAAAGGAGATAAGTATTCCGATAAGGAATTATTAAAGATGAGTCTGACCATTCCTGAGCAAACCGCTTTTGTGAGACCTCTTAAATCCGACACTGCCGGATATTTTTATGCGGAAAAGCCTAGGGAAGGCTATACTTTCCAGCTATTTTCATTCTATGTACAGGCCGACCGTTATGCGAAATTATCCCTAAAGATAACCTCTCCGAATATGTTCGAGCTATATGTAGATGGTAAACTCAGCACCTCGAAAACCACCAGGGAAGAAAACTTCAGGAATGAAAAAGAAGTTACTGCTACTTTCAACCCATATCCTTTATCCAGCCGTGTTGTAATAAAGTTATTGGCTTCGGCGGAAGATAAATCCTCCCCAATTTTCAAAATTGTATTAGAAAATGAAAAGGATGATCACAAGACTACTTTTTCAGTTCTAAATACGAGCAAAAGGTTCGTAAACTTTACCGATATGCTCTTAGGTAAAAGAGTAACCAATACCAGTATGTCGCCCAACGGACAATACGCTTTGATTTCGTACAGAAATACATTCGGAGAAAAAAGCGTATCCACTACCGAATTATATAATGTCTCCACAGGCAAACAAGTCCTACTGGATACCGATGGCAGTAAAAAGCAATTAAGCTGGATGCCTGTAAGCGAAAAAATGTTCTACTTACTAAAAACCGAAGATGGCACAAATCTGATTACCATCGATCCGGCAACATTACAGGAAACGATCCTTGCAAAGAACATTCCGGACGAGTCTATGACTTTCTCTCCGGATGAAAAGACTCTTTTCTATACCAAACAGGAGAAAGGCGAAGAAACCAAAGGCGATTTAAAGCTTTTATTATCACCAGAAGACCGCCAACCGGGGTACACCAACCGTTCGTTCATCTATAAATACGATATCAGATCGGGACTAAGCCAGCAACTTACATATGGCTCGCATACCACATGGCTCAACGACATCAGCGCCGACTCAAAACAGCTTCTGGTTTCTTTTACCGATGAAACGGTTACCGAACGTCCGTTCCGTAAATATACGATGCTCAAGCTGGATTTGCCGACTATGACAGTAGATACTTTATGGACAAACGAAGGTTTTGCATATGGCGCGACTTTTTCCCCCGACGGTAAAAAAGTCCTAATCTCGGGTGCCGGTGAAGCCTTCGGCGGTATAGGACAAAATATAAATGCCGGACAAATAGCCAATAGCTATAACGGCCTCGCATTTATCATGGACTTGAGCACAAAACAGATTGACCCGATCACAAAGAATTTCGATCCGAGTATCGACAATAGTTTCTGGAACAAGAAAGACAATCTGATCTATTTCCGCACTACCGACAAGGACTATGTGAACATGTATACATACAATCCTTCCAGCAAGTCTTTTACTAAACTGCCATTAAACGAAGAAGTTGTACGATCATTCTCGACGGCTGACAACGCTCTGTCCGCAATCTATTTCGGCGTAAGCCAGTCGAACTCTACCCGTGCCTATCTGTATGATATAAAAAATCAAAAGTCGACAATGGTAGCCGACCCATACAACGACAGGCTATCTGAAATGACTCTCGGAAAAGCGGAAGACTGGAACTTTACCAATTCCGCAGGAACAGAGATTAAAGGCAGTTGTTACCTGCCTCCAAACTTCGACGCGTCAAAGAAATATCCGATGATCGTATATTACTACGGAGGTACCAGCCCTACTTCCCGTACATTTGAAGGGCCGTATCCTGCTCATGTGTTTGCATCACAAGGCTATGTGGTATATATTATACAGCCGAGCGGCGCAACCGGCTTCGGACAGAAGTTTGCTGCCCTGCATGTCAATGCATGGGGTAAACGTACGGCCGAAGATATCATAGAAGGCGTAAAACAGTTTGTAAAAGAACACCCGTATGTAAATGACAAGAAAATCGGCTGTGTAGGCGCGTCATACGGCGGATTTATGACCATGTACCTGCAAACCCGGACGGATATATTCGCGGCTGCCGTATCCCATGCAGGAATCAGTTCCATCAGCAGCTACTGGGGCGAAGGATACTGGGGATACACTTATAGTTCGGGCGCAAGTGCTCACAGCTACCCGTGGAACAATCCCGACCTGTATGTAAAGCAAAGTCCATTGTTCAGCGCCGACAAAGTGCATACTCCTATTCTGTTTACACACGGTACGGTCGACACCAATGTGCCTATAGGCGAAAGTATCCAGATGTATACAGCTTTGAAGATATTGGGCCGCCCGACAGAATTTATACAGGTGAAAGACGAAAACCACGGAGTAATGAATTACAAACGGCGTGTGGAGTGGAACAATTCCATAATGGCCTGGTTTGCCAAATGGCTGAAAGACGATAATGGCTGGTGGAAAGGTCTTTATCCCGACGCTAAATAA
- a CDS encoding arginine deiminase family protein: protein MILNVQNETAPLKTVVLGQPYSLGKEPVLEDTYDAKSYESVQNGTYPKEENIADEMTAFEKVFLKYDVEVLRPLILPNCNQVYARDVAFVIDDKIITSNIIPDRADEQEAYAPIYSQIAFNKIYNLPEKAHVEGGDVVLYGDTVFVGTYMERDYPEYKTARTNAYAIAFLRELYPEKNFVALELEKDDTDPRKGILHLDCTFMPVGNGKAIIYKDGFKNEKDYHLLVDFFGRKNIFEVTQEEMYYMNTNVFSISPTVVVSEERFIRLNRHLADEWGVTVEAIPYFEISKMGGLLRCSTLPLVRE, encoded by the coding sequence ATGATACTAAATGTACAAAATGAAACGGCGCCACTGAAAACCGTTGTGCTGGGACAGCCTTATTCGTTAGGAAAAGAACCAGTACTGGAAGATACATATGATGCCAAATCTTATGAGTCTGTTCAAAACGGCACTTATCCTAAGGAAGAGAATATCGCCGATGAAATGACCGCATTTGAGAAAGTTTTCTTAAAATATGATGTGGAAGTTCTTCGTCCTCTTATTTTGCCCAACTGTAATCAGGTCTATGCCCGTGATGTAGCATTTGTGATTGATGATAAGATTATCACATCAAACATTATACCCGACCGTGCAGATGAGCAGGAAGCATACGCACCTATATATAGCCAGATAGCTTTCAATAAAATATATAACCTGCCCGAGAAAGCACATGTAGAAGGCGGAGATGTGGTACTATATGGTGATACCGTCTTTGTCGGTACTTATATGGAAAGGGATTATCCTGAATACAAAACCGCCAGAACAAATGCATATGCAATAGCCTTCCTTCGGGAACTATATCCTGAGAAAAACTTTGTGGCGCTCGAACTGGAAAAGGATGATACCGACCCCCGTAAAGGTATCCTGCATCTCGATTGCACTTTCATGCCGGTAGGTAATGGTAAGGCTATTATTTATAAAGATGGTTTCAAAAACGAAAAGGACTACCATCTTCTGGTCGATTTTTTCGGTAGAAAGAATATTTTCGAGGTTACACAGGAGGAAATGTATTATATGAATACAAATGTATTTTCCATATCTCCTACAGTTGTTGTAAGCGAAGAACGTTTTATACGCCTTAATCGCCATTTGGCCGATGAATGGGGGGTGACAGTAGAGGCTATCCCTTATTTCGAAATATCTAAAATGGGAGGATTACTCCGCTGTTCTACACTACCATTAGTTAGGGAATAA
- a CDS encoding organic hydroperoxide resistance protein, producing the protein MEKMYTAVATSVGGRSGSVKSSDGVLNLEVRPPKEMGGPGGNYTNPEQLFAAGYSACFGSALSHVSLAKKIHIKPEVTARVSIGTKEGGGFQLAVEMDIHIKGISLQEAEELVKEAHQVCPYSNATRNNIEVTLKVTTENK; encoded by the coding sequence ATGGAAAAAATGTACACAGCAGTAGCGACCTCAGTAGGAGGAAGAAGCGGTAGTGTCAAGTCTTCGGACGGAGTACTGAACCTGGAAGTAAGACCTCCTAAAGAAATGGGCGGTCCGGGTGGTAATTATACAAATCCCGAACAACTCTTTGCAGCAGGTTATTCCGCCTGCTTCGGCAGCGCCCTAAGCCACGTTTCATTAGCAAAAAAGATCCACATAAAACCCGAAGTGACTGCCAGAGTAAGCATCGGTACTAAAGAAGGAGGAGGCTTTCAACTAGCTGTGGAAATGGATATACATATAAAGGGGATCAGCCTGCAAGAAGCCGAAGAACTGGTAAAAGAAGCACATCAGGTATGCCCTTACTCCAATGCTACACGAAACAATATAGAAGTAACTTTGAAAGTGACTACTGAAAATAAATAA
- a CDS encoding NAD(P)-dependent oxidoreductase has protein sequence MKRIAITGAAGNLGGLLAQGLKDMDVYLNLLIHKKDIAGNLKEKENISVFKVDLANKETLCDALENVDVIVHFAGILFKANPEKFLPTTNTQYFNNLLDVAVRQKVKRIILISFPHVEGECSPRNPATGVLTGKPESMHAKTRLEEEKLLFRYGEKYDFEAVSLRVGMVYGEGILMIDAAQWFARHRLLGVWKKPTYIHLISKPDFVDATIAAAMNPDIKGIYHIGDEGVQTLQQFLDDITIYKGNHKPWRMPVWMIMTAARGFELFSALFGTQSPLTVDFVRIGMVSYYGDTRRMRKELLPQLNFRTYKEGIELL, from the coding sequence ATGAAACGAATAGCAATAACGGGAGCGGCAGGCAATCTCGGCGGACTATTAGCGCAGGGGTTGAAAGATATGGATGTGTATCTCAATCTGCTGATACATAAGAAAGATATTGCCGGGAACCTGAAAGAAAAAGAAAATATATCCGTTTTCAAAGTAGATTTAGCAAACAAGGAGACATTGTGCGATGCACTCGAAAATGTCGATGTAATCGTTCATTTTGCGGGAATATTATTCAAAGCGAATCCCGAAAAATTTCTGCCTACAACAAATACGCAATACTTCAATAACCTGTTAGATGTTGCTGTCCGACAAAAAGTAAAACGCATTATCCTCATCAGTTTCCCACATGTAGAAGGTGAATGCAGCCCGCGAAATCCGGCGACCGGAGTGTTGACCGGAAAACCGGAATCGATGCATGCAAAAACACGCCTCGAAGAAGAAAAACTCTTGTTCAGGTATGGAGAGAAATATGATTTTGAAGCAGTCTCTTTGCGGGTAGGAATGGTATATGGCGAAGGAATCCTTATGATAGATGCAGCACAATGGTTTGCCCGTCATAGGTTACTGGGAGTATGGAAGAAACCGACGTATATACATCTTATCTCGAAGCCCGATTTTGTGGATGCAACGATTGCTGCTGCCATGAATCCCGATATAAAGGGGATTTATCATATAGGGGATGAAGGTGTGCAGACTTTACAGCAATTTCTTGATGATATAACAATTTATAAAGGGAATCACAAGCCCTGGCGTATGCCCGTATGGATGATAATGACTGCAGCACGTGGATTTGAGCTGTTCTCTGCCCTTTTTGGTACGCAAAGCCCGTTGACTGTCGATTTTGTAAGGATAGGAATGGTTTCTTATTATGGAGATACGAGGCGTATGAGAAAAGAATTACTTCCCCAATTGAACTTCAGAACATACAAAGAGGGAATTGAACTGCTTTGA
- the aldA gene encoding aldehyde dehydrogenase, with the protein MKELKMFIDGKFVENTSGKWIDVLNPSTEEVISRQPEGTIEDAKKAIDAAEKAQDKWAATPAVERASYLIKIAAGIRKREKELTDIIVCEGGKTQGLANVEVLFTADYLEYMAGWARRYEGEIIQSDRPHENIFLFKKPIGVTTGILPWNFPFFLIARKAAPALVTGNTIVVKPSQITPENAYVFAQIVEEVGIPAGVFNLIMGRGSVIGHELAANPKVGMVSLTGSVGAGIQTMAAASVNVTKVSLELGGKAPAIVMDDADLDLAVKSIIASRVINTGQVCNCAERVYVHKKVKDIFLEKLVAGMKAVKAGNPSEIADLDMGPLVEANALKSVEEKVAKAVNQGCKLLCGGKRIGTKGYFFEATVLSEATQKMDIIQEETFGPVLPVVEFSDINDAIEWANDCEYGLTSSVYTQNLDTAFKLVRALKFGETYINRENFEAMQGFHAGWRKSGIGGADGKHGLEEYLQTHVVYLETKG; encoded by the coding sequence ATGAAAGAACTAAAAATGTTTATCGACGGTAAGTTTGTAGAAAACACATCCGGTAAATGGATAGATGTACTAAATCCGTCGACAGAAGAAGTAATATCACGACAACCCGAAGGTACAATCGAAGATGCGAAGAAGGCAATCGATGCAGCAGAAAAAGCACAGGACAAATGGGCGGCTACTCCCGCCGTAGAAAGAGCAAGCTATCTGATAAAGATTGCAGCAGGCATCCGTAAAAGAGAAAAAGAACTGACTGATATAATCGTTTGTGAAGGAGGAAAAACACAAGGCCTGGCAAATGTAGAAGTCCTTTTCACCGCCGATTATCTCGAATATATGGCAGGATGGGCACGCAGATATGAAGGTGAAATAATCCAGAGCGACCGTCCGCACGAAAATATTTTCCTGTTTAAGAAACCGATCGGGGTTACAACCGGTATTCTCCCGTGGAATTTTCCCTTCTTCCTCATAGCACGTAAGGCTGCTCCGGCATTGGTAACGGGAAATACGATAGTGGTAAAACCAAGTCAGATAACACCGGAAAATGCATATGTATTCGCTCAGATAGTTGAAGAAGTGGGTATTCCTGCCGGAGTATTCAATCTGATAATGGGACGTGGTTCGGTTATCGGGCACGAACTGGCAGCCAATCCGAAAGTAGGAATGGTAAGCCTCACTGGTAGTGTGGGAGCGGGAATACAAACAATGGCTGCTGCATCGGTAAATGTTACCAAAGTTTCACTCGAACTGGGAGGTAAAGCTCCGGCTATCGTGATGGACGATGCAGACCTCGATCTGGCGGTGAAATCGATAATCGCATCCCGTGTTATCAATACAGGGCAGGTTTGTAACTGTGCCGAACGGGTATATGTACACAAGAAAGTGAAAGACATATTCCTTGAAAAACTGGTTGCGGGTATGAAAGCCGTAAAAGCAGGGAATCCTTCCGAAATAGCAGACTTGGACATGGGGCCGCTCGTAGAAGCAAATGCGTTAAAATCAGTAGAAGAGAAAGTTGCGAAAGCCGTCAATCAGGGCTGTAAGCTTCTTTGTGGCGGTAAGCGTATCGGAACGAAAGGTTATTTCTTTGAAGCAACAGTTCTGTCAGAAGCTACTCAGAAAATGGACATCATACAAGAAGAAACATTTGGCCCGGTATTACCTGTCGTTGAATTTTCCGATATAAACGATGCTATAGAGTGGGCTAACGATTGTGAGTATGGCCTGACATCTTCCGTTTATACTCAGAATCTGGATACTGCATTCAAATTGGTAAGAGCGCTCAAATTCGGAGAAACATACATCAACCGTGAAAACTTTGAAGCTATGCAGGGATTCCATGCCGGATGGCGCAAATCGGGAATCGGCGGTGCCGATGGTAAACACGGACTTGAAGAATATCTTCAGACACATGTAGTGTATCTGGAAACAAAAGGCTGA